A region from the Candidatus Tenderia electrophaga genome encodes:
- a CDS encoding 3-deoxy-7-phosphoheptulonate synthase (catalyzes the formation of 3-deoxy-D-arabino-hept-2-ulosonate 7-phosphate from phosphoenolpyruvate and D-erythrose 4-phosphate), with the protein MIIILRSNSSDEDISSVEAKIRDMGLEPHVSKGIQRTVIGAIGDESKIDKEILEALPCVENVVRVMKPYKIVSRDSHDGDTVIDVGGVPIGGNRVQVIAGPCSVETADQMNQAADAVAAAGCRLMRGGAFKPRSSPYTFQGVGVEGLEMFQNAARKHNLPIVTELMDVRMLDTFLEHKVDVIQIGTRNMQNFDLLKEVGKVQTPVILKRGMSATVSEWLMAAEYIAAAGNHNIIFCERGVRSFETAYRNMLDVTAIPVLKRETHLPVIIDPSHAGGKAWMVPSLSRAAIAAGADGLLIEVHPRPAEAWCDADQALSPDQLNTLMGELRGIAQVIGRDL; encoded by the coding sequence ATGATTATAATTCTGCGTTCCAACTCCAGCGACGAAGACATCAGCTCCGTCGAGGCTAAGATCCGCGACATGGGCCTGGAGCCTCATGTCTCCAAGGGTATCCAGCGCACCGTCATCGGCGCCATCGGCGACGAAAGCAAGATCGACAAGGAGATCCTCGAGGCCCTGCCCTGTGTCGAGAATGTGGTGCGGGTGATGAAGCCCTACAAGATCGTGTCGCGCGACTCCCATGATGGCGACACCGTGATCGATGTGGGTGGCGTGCCCATCGGCGGCAATCGGGTCCAGGTGATCGCCGGCCCCTGTTCGGTGGAAACCGCGGATCAGATGAACCAGGCCGCCGATGCGGTCGCGGCGGCCGGTTGCCGGCTAATGCGCGGCGGCGCCTTCAAGCCCCGCTCCAGTCCTTACACCTTCCAGGGGGTGGGCGTGGAAGGCTTGGAGATGTTCCAGAATGCGGCGCGTAAGCACAACTTACCCATCGTCACCGAGTTGATGGACGTGCGCATGCTCGACACTTTCCTCGAGCACAAGGTGGATGTGATCCAGATCGGCACGCGCAACATGCAGAACTTCGACCTGCTCAAAGAAGTGGGCAAGGTGCAGACGCCGGTGATCCTCAAGCGCGGCATGTCGGCCACCGTTTCCGAATGGCTGATGGCGGCCGAGTACATCGCCGCCGCCGGTAACCACAACATCATCTTTTGCGAGCGCGGCGTGCGCTCCTTCGAAACCGCGTATCGGAATATGCTCGATGTCACCGCCATTCCGGTGCTCAAGCGCGAGACCCACCTGCCGGTGATTATTGATCCCAGTCATGCCGGGGGTAAGGCCTGGATGGTGCCGTCACTGTCACGCGCCGCCATCGCCGCCGGGGCCGACGGGCTGTTGATCGAGGTCCATCCGCGTCCGGCCGAGGCCTGGTGCGACGCCGACCAGGCGCTGAGCCCGGATCAGCTCAATACCCTGATGGGTGAGCTGCGCGGGATTGCGCAGGTGATTGGGCGGGATCTCTAA
- a CDS encoding prephenate dehydrogenase → MIRQLTIIGVGLIGGSLARALKQVGHVGEVVGCSRNQAHLQDAQKLGVIDRFTTDIGAAVQGADVVLLAVPLGAMEDCFRAMVGHLGPDTVVTDAGSAKASVVAAAQTAFGTLPAGFVPGHPIAGTEQSGVQASFAELYRNRRVILTPLASSSPAALEAVRNMWQATGAFVDEMGVEHHDEVLAATSHLPHLLAYGLVDTLVSMDESEEIFRFAAGGFRDFTRIAASDAVVWRDICLANQTALLAVLERYRADLEKLTELVRRGDGEALAALFTRAKAARGRFVDQLEK, encoded by the coding sequence ATGATCCGCCAACTCACCATCATCGGCGTCGGCCTCATCGGCGGTTCCCTGGCGCGCGCGCTTAAACAGGTGGGGCATGTGGGTGAAGTCGTCGGCTGCAGCCGCAACCAGGCCCACCTGCAGGACGCCCAAAAGCTCGGCGTCATCGACCGTTTCACCACCGACATCGGCGCAGCGGTGCAGGGCGCGGACGTGGTGCTGCTGGCCGTGCCGCTGGGGGCGATGGAGGACTGTTTCCGCGCCATGGTCGGGCACCTGGGGCCCGATACCGTGGTCACCGACGCCGGCAGCGCCAAAGCCAGTGTGGTGGCGGCGGCGCAGACCGCCTTCGGCACGCTGCCGGCCGGTTTCGTGCCGGGGCATCCCATCGCGGGGACGGAGCAGAGCGGGGTGCAGGCCTCGTTTGCCGAGCTCTACCGCAACCGCCGGGTGATCCTGACCCCGCTGGCGAGCTCGTCGCCCGCGGCGCTGGAGGCCGTGCGTAACATGTGGCAGGCGACAGGTGCCTTTGTGGATGAAATGGGCGTGGAGCACCACGACGAAGTGTTGGCCGCCACCAGCCATCTGCCCCATCTGCTGGCCTACGGCTTGGTGGATACCCTGGTGTCCATGGACGAAAGCGAGGAAATTTTCCGCTTCGCTGCCGGCGGCTTCCGCGATTTCACCCGCATCGCCGCCAGCGATGCGGTGGTGTGGCGCGACATCTGTCTTGCCAATCAGACGGCCTTGCTGGCGGTATTGGAGCGTTATCGGGCCGATCTGGAAAAACTCACCGAGCTGGTGCGCCGGGGTGACGGTGAGGCCCTGGCGGCGCTCTTCACGCGCGCCAAAGCGGCCCGCGGCAGGTTTGTGGATCAACTTGAAAAATAG